A single genomic interval of Balaenoptera musculus isolate JJ_BM4_2016_0621 chromosome 14, mBalMus1.pri.v3, whole genome shotgun sequence harbors:
- the PLA2G3 gene encoding group 3 secretory phospholipase A2 isoform X2 encodes MGVLVVLFGVLNFLGAALGGSPALHLHSTSCHLARPISGSPLGSLSFLGKDAQGLALFHARWDGHGRLQVCSRQDEPELTTAFSTLCAGEITQDSFIHTPGPELQRALATLKSQWEACRGPAESLAGTREKRAAGQSGAPGMGNQRVKRGWTMPGTLWCGVGDSAGNSSELGVFQGPDLCCQEHDRCPQTVSPFQYNYGIRNYRLHTISHCNCDARFQQCLHNQRDSISDIVGVAFFNVLAIPCFVLEDQEACVEWCRTYGSVSLARLQPRIFYNASWSSLAIPLTPSPQNPAPSKPRWIQHPQKWPAQQKESKYPSQANATALQAPVASLGPDVAPIVRLEVTDSGLQGPWRGLKPQGARQACRSFRRLDQCEHQIGPQKTKFQLFNNAREPLFHCNCTRRLARFLRLHSPPVGANILWELLGKTCFKLAPPLDCAEGKGCSRDPRAIKVSARHLRRLQQRQLQLQGTGTDNRQAWTSEHPKAPMSFYDRCLQLTQGAGGPEGQQKSWNQ; translated from the exons ATGGGGGTTCTGGTGGTGCTCTTCGGGGTGCTGAACTTCCTGGGGGCAGCTCTGGGGGGCTCCCCTGCCCTCCACTTGCACAGCACCTCCTGCCACTTGGCCAGACCCATCTCTGGCAGCCCTTTGGGGTCCCTTAGCTTCTTGGGCAAGGATGCCCAGGGACTAGCCCTGTTCCATGCCCGCTGGGATGGGCACGGGAGGCTGCAGGTGTGCAGCCGGCAGGATGAGCCAGAGCTCACTACAGCCTTCAGTACCCTCTGTGCTGGTGAGATCACCCAAGACTCCTTCATCCACACCCCTGGACCTGAGCTGCAGAGAGCCCTGGCCACCCTTAAGAGTCAGTGGGAGGCCTGCAGAGGGCCTGCCGAGAGTCTAGCAGGGACCAGGGAGAAGCGAGCAGCAGGGCAGAGTGGAGCGCCTGGCATGGGGAACCAGAGGGTGAAGAGAGGCTGGaccatgcctggcacactgtGGTGTGGAGTCGGGGATTCTGCCGGGAACTCCTCGGAGCTGG GGGTCTTCCAGGGCCCCGATCTCTGCTGCCAGGAACACGACCGCTGCCCACAGACTGTCTCACCCTTCCAGTACAACTATGGTATCCGAAACTACCGACTCCACACCATCTCCCACTGCAACTGTGATGCCAG GTTTCAGCAGTGTCTGCATAACCAGCGGGACTCCATCTCTGACATCGTGGGCGTGGCCTTCTTCAACGTGCTGGCGATCCCCTGCTTCGTGCTGGAGGACCAGGAGGCCTGTGTGGAGTG GTGTAGAACATATGGCTCTGTATCCCTCGCCCGTCTCCAGCCCAGGATCTTCTACAATGCCTCCTGGAGCTCCCTTGCCATCCCCCTGACTCCCAGTCCTCAGAACCCAGCGCCCAGCAAGCCTCGGTGGATTCAGCACCCTCAGAAGTGGCCAGCACAGCAGAAAGAGTCCAAGTACCCCAGCCAAGCCAACGCCACAGCCCTCCAGGCCCCTGTGGCCTCCCTTGGGCCTGATGTGGCCCCCATAGTCCGGCTGGAGGTCACTGATTCAGGCCTCCAGGGACCATGGCGTGGCCTAAAACCTCAAG GTGCCCGCCAGGCCTGCCGCAGCTTCCGCCGCCTGGACCAGTGTGAGCACCAGATCGGGCCCCAGAAGACCAAGTTCCAGCTGTTCAACAATGCCCGTGAACCCCTCTTCCACTGCAACTGCACGCGCCG TCTGGCACGTTTCCTGAGGCTCCACAGCCCACCTGTGGGTGCCAACATACTTTGGGAGCTGCTGGGCAAGACCTGCTTCAAACTGGCCCCTCCACTGGACTGTGCTGAGGGCAAAGG CTGTTCCAGAGACCCCAGGGCCATCAAGGTGTCAGCTCGGCACCTGCGGCGACTTCAGCAGAGGCAACTCCAGCTCCAGGGGACAGGCACAGACAACAGGCAGGCATGGACTTCAGAGCACCCAAAGGCCCCCATGTCATTCTATGACCGGTGCCTGCAGCTGACCCAGGGAGCCGGAGGACCTGAAGGACAGCAGAAATCCTGGAACCAGTGA
- the PLA2G3 gene encoding group 3 secretory phospholipase A2 isoform X1, which translates to MGVLVVLFGVLNFLGAALGGSPALHLHSTSCHLARPISGSPLGSLSFLGKDAQGLALFHARWDGHGRLQVCSRQDEPELTTAFSTLCAGEITQDSFIHTPGPELQRALATLKSQWEACRGPAESLAGTREKRAAGQSGAPGMGNQRVKRGWTMPGTLWCGVGDSAGNSSELGVFQGPDLCCQEHDRCPQTVSPFQYNYGIRNYRLHTISHCNCDARFQQCLHNQRDSISDIVGVAFFNVLAIPCFVLEDQEACVEWYWWGGCRTYGSVSLARLQPRIFYNASWSSLAIPLTPSPQNPAPSKPRWIQHPQKWPAQQKESKYPSQANATALQAPVASLGPDVAPIVRLEVTDSGLQGPWRGLKPQGARQACRSFRRLDQCEHQIGPQKTKFQLFNNAREPLFHCNCTRRLARFLRLHSPPVGANILWELLGKTCFKLAPPLDCAEGKGCSRDPRAIKVSARHLRRLQQRQLQLQGTGTDNRQAWTSEHPKAPMSFYDRCLQLTQGAGGPEGQQKSWNQ; encoded by the exons ATGGGGGTTCTGGTGGTGCTCTTCGGGGTGCTGAACTTCCTGGGGGCAGCTCTGGGGGGCTCCCCTGCCCTCCACTTGCACAGCACCTCCTGCCACTTGGCCAGACCCATCTCTGGCAGCCCTTTGGGGTCCCTTAGCTTCTTGGGCAAGGATGCCCAGGGACTAGCCCTGTTCCATGCCCGCTGGGATGGGCACGGGAGGCTGCAGGTGTGCAGCCGGCAGGATGAGCCAGAGCTCACTACAGCCTTCAGTACCCTCTGTGCTGGTGAGATCACCCAAGACTCCTTCATCCACACCCCTGGACCTGAGCTGCAGAGAGCCCTGGCCACCCTTAAGAGTCAGTGGGAGGCCTGCAGAGGGCCTGCCGAGAGTCTAGCAGGGACCAGGGAGAAGCGAGCAGCAGGGCAGAGTGGAGCGCCTGGCATGGGGAACCAGAGGGTGAAGAGAGGCTGGaccatgcctggcacactgtGGTGTGGAGTCGGGGATTCTGCCGGGAACTCCTCGGAGCTGG GGGTCTTCCAGGGCCCCGATCTCTGCTGCCAGGAACACGACCGCTGCCCACAGACTGTCTCACCCTTCCAGTACAACTATGGTATCCGAAACTACCGACTCCACACCATCTCCCACTGCAACTGTGATGCCAG GTTTCAGCAGTGTCTGCATAACCAGCGGGACTCCATCTCTGACATCGTGGGCGTGGCCTTCTTCAACGTGCTGGCGATCCCCTGCTTCGTGCTGGAGGACCAGGAGGCCTGTGTGGAGTGGTACTGGTGGGGCGG GTGTAGAACATATGGCTCTGTATCCCTCGCCCGTCTCCAGCCCAGGATCTTCTACAATGCCTCCTGGAGCTCCCTTGCCATCCCCCTGACTCCCAGTCCTCAGAACCCAGCGCCCAGCAAGCCTCGGTGGATTCAGCACCCTCAGAAGTGGCCAGCACAGCAGAAAGAGTCCAAGTACCCCAGCCAAGCCAACGCCACAGCCCTCCAGGCCCCTGTGGCCTCCCTTGGGCCTGATGTGGCCCCCATAGTCCGGCTGGAGGTCACTGATTCAGGCCTCCAGGGACCATGGCGTGGCCTAAAACCTCAAG GTGCCCGCCAGGCCTGCCGCAGCTTCCGCCGCCTGGACCAGTGTGAGCACCAGATCGGGCCCCAGAAGACCAAGTTCCAGCTGTTCAACAATGCCCGTGAACCCCTCTTCCACTGCAACTGCACGCGCCG TCTGGCACGTTTCCTGAGGCTCCACAGCCCACCTGTGGGTGCCAACATACTTTGGGAGCTGCTGGGCAAGACCTGCTTCAAACTGGCCCCTCCACTGGACTGTGCTGAGGGCAAAGG CTGTTCCAGAGACCCCAGGGCCATCAAGGTGTCAGCTCGGCACCTGCGGCGACTTCAGCAGAGGCAACTCCAGCTCCAGGGGACAGGCACAGACAACAGGCAGGCATGGACTTCAGAGCACCCAAAGGCCCCCATGTCATTCTATGACCGGTGCCTGCAGCTGACCCAGGGAGCCGGAGGACCTGAAGGACAGCAGAAATCCTGGAACCAGTGA